A single genomic interval of Bacillus sp. es.036 harbors:
- a CDS encoding DUF5344 family protein, with protein MSNEMLVKFSEVEQSISQIEKSLSAFNAELPKNTGEGNTLDVVNRLNEINHMLTEVGNAYKEILTLNNQTVRESVQQLENADQELSTSMQIR; from the coding sequence GTGAGTAATGAAATGCTAGTAAAATTTAGTGAAGTCGAACAATCGATCAGCCAAATCGAGAAAAGCCTAAGCGCTTTTAACGCAGAGCTACCAAAGAACACCGGAGAAGGAAATACGCTGGATGTCGTAAATCGATTAAATGAGATAAATCATATGCTAACGGAAGTCGGAAACGCCTACAAAGAAATCCTTACCTTGAATAACCAGACCGTACGAGAATCAGTGCAGCAACTGGAGAATGCGGACCAGGAGCTCTCTACTTCTATGCAGATACGTTAA
- a CDS encoding DMT family transporter: protein MIYLILALAFSIIGSIAVKRSVGFTKRMPGIAAFFLFGLCIYFLTLSVQSIEIGLAYAIWSGGSIAGTTIAGLLLFNEKATRRKFFSIALIMVGVMLL from the coding sequence ATGATTTACCTGATCCTTGCCCTTGCGTTTTCAATCATTGGTAGTATCGCTGTCAAACGTTCGGTCGGATTTACTAAGAGAATGCCAGGCATAGCTGCATTCTTCCTTTTTGGACTATGCATCTACTTTCTTACCTTATCTGTTCAATCCATCGAAATCGGTCTTGCCTACGCCATTTGGTCCGGCGGCTCCATCGCCGGCACAACAATTGCGGGTCTTCTCTTATTCAACGAAAAAGCGACCAGAAGAAAATTCTTCTCCATCGCGCTCATTATGGTTGGCGTCATGCTATTATAG
- a CDS encoding PAS domain-containing sensor histidine kinase encodes MIAASFFAHYDAIPLPLIVFDRNGGIVYRNEYAISRFSPYEEIDYIQSFESILLMEQNQLKSYLDQAFTVTLGEFISLPLPYTKERIRFSRVDENLATFIIVEDKEAVDKEIPQEKREKEKSIPPEDLQQQFHSLIDENPDGIAFVDEHLQLTLINQALHQMLGYSLDDLKHVPAKVVEYETILTIERHFELALHGDHHPYEIEASDVYGNRVHLLIKTIPIHTNGQFRGAYKIVKDITEFKSAQLDALDQAEQLRSLIDSIPEFIIFKDENGKIIEMNAYAKRIFGIEEGKYKGRTCEELNCSNIDAHRLLKNNANTDRLAWKQQAKVDYEYQLELASGEMATFEIIKAPTFHSNGKRKYLIAIGRDISERKEVERELIETQEFIESIFTNNADAISVSNLDKEIIQVNPAFKKLYGFNDEDMITYLHDIYPEHNKDEANRITKAVLNGEEVVDFETVRVKKDGTQIDVSVTYSPIKDHEGNVTAMSAITRDIRDRKKTEELLLRSEKLSAIGQLAAAVAHEVRNPLTSVKGFIQLYKDRINDEILELMLSEMDRIEGIINEFLSLARPQAVTYQQIDIMALTRNVVSLMNPELLLNKVNIRTVFHTPSLMMHCEKNQITQVLMNVIKNGIESMPDGGLLSITTCNSDTHLFIEIADKGVGIPKDRLERLGEPFFSNKDTGTGLGLVVCYKIIHEHHGTIHFDSTEGVGTVVTITLPLQR; translated from the coding sequence ATGATAGCAGCTTCCTTTTTTGCTCATTACGATGCCATCCCCTTGCCCCTCATTGTTTTTGATCGGAATGGCGGTATTGTCTATCGTAATGAATACGCGATTTCTAGATTTTCACCTTATGAAGAGATCGATTACATCCAATCGTTCGAAAGCATTCTACTAATGGAACAGAATCAACTAAAATCCTATCTCGATCAGGCGTTTACAGTGACGTTAGGTGAGTTTATTTCGCTACCTCTTCCCTACACGAAGGAAAGGATCCGTTTCTCTCGAGTCGATGAGAACCTTGCTACGTTCATCATTGTTGAAGATAAAGAAGCCGTTGATAAAGAAATCCCGCAAGAAAAAAGAGAAAAAGAGAAATCCATTCCACCAGAAGACCTCCAACAGCAGTTCCATTCTTTAATCGATGAGAACCCAGATGGGATTGCTTTTGTCGATGAACACTTGCAACTAACGCTCATTAATCAGGCGCTTCATCAAATGCTTGGTTATTCTCTTGATGACCTTAAACACGTTCCTGCAAAGGTCGTTGAGTATGAAACTATATTAACGATCGAGAGACACTTTGAATTAGCACTCCACGGTGATCATCATCCATACGAAATTGAAGCGAGCGATGTTTATGGAAATCGTGTACATCTTCTCATCAAAACCATTCCCATTCATACGAACGGACAATTTCGAGGTGCTTATAAAATTGTAAAAGACATTACTGAATTCAAAAGTGCCCAGCTTGATGCACTCGATCAGGCGGAACAATTACGCTCACTCATTGATTCCATTCCTGAATTTATTATTTTTAAAGATGAGAACGGTAAAATCATTGAAATGAATGCATACGCTAAACGAATCTTCGGAATAGAAGAAGGAAAATACAAAGGGAGAACGTGCGAAGAATTAAACTGTAGCAACATCGATGCCCATCGTTTACTGAAAAACAACGCGAATACTGATCGATTAGCCTGGAAGCAACAAGCAAAAGTCGATTATGAATATCAACTCGAACTCGCAAGTGGCGAAATGGCCACATTCGAAATCATTAAAGCCCCAACCTTTCATTCCAATGGAAAGCGAAAATATCTTATTGCCATTGGAAGAGACATTTCTGAGCGGAAAGAAGTCGAACGAGAACTTATCGAAACACAGGAGTTCATCGAATCCATCTTTACCAATAACGCCGATGCGATTTCTGTTAGTAATTTGGACAAAGAAATCATTCAGGTGAATCCAGCCTTTAAGAAACTCTACGGATTCAACGATGAGGATATGATCACCTATTTACATGACATCTATCCTGAGCACAATAAAGACGAAGCAAACCGCATCACTAAAGCCGTCCTTAATGGTGAGGAGGTTGTTGATTTTGAAACAGTAAGAGTAAAAAAAGATGGCACACAGATCGATGTAAGCGTCACCTACTCCCCCATCAAAGATCACGAAGGAAATGTTACAGCGATGTCCGCCATTACCCGAGATATTCGGGACCGTAAAAAAACCGAAGAACTTCTTCTTCGTTCAGAAAAACTTTCAGCAATTGGCCAGCTAGCAGCCGCCGTCGCTCATGAAGTTCGCAACCCATTAACATCTGTCAAAGGCTTCATTCAACTTTACAAGGATCGCATTAACGATGAAATTCTTGAGCTCATGCTTTCTGAAATGGATCGAATTGAAGGAATTATAAACGAGTTTCTCTCACTGGCGAGACCACAGGCTGTCACGTATCAGCAAATTGATATTATGGCGCTAACGCGGAACGTCGTTTCACTTATGAATCCTGAACTTTTATTAAATAAAGTTAATATAAGAACCGTTTTTCACACGCCATCCCTTATGATGCACTGCGAAAAAAACCAGATCACTCAGGTGCTTATGAATGTGATCAAAAATGGGATTGAATCAATGCCGGATGGTGGACTGCTTTCGATCACGACCTGCAACTCCGATACCCATTTGTTTATCGAAATCGCCGATAAAGGTGTCGGCATTCCAAAAGACCGATTAGAACGACTTGGGGAACCATTTTTCTCAAACAAAGATACAGGAACCGGACTTGGTCTTGTGGTTTGTTATAAAATTATCCATGAACACCATGGCACCATTCACTTTGATAGCACGGAAGGTGTTGGTACCGTTGTAACAATCACTTTACCGCTGCAGCGTTAA
- a CDS encoding cation diffusion facilitator family transporter, translated as MGHNHSHDHGHTHSANKKALFISFLLISSFMILEVIGGFVTNSLALLSDAGHMLSDAVALGMSLLAFKLGEKASDQDKTYGYKRFEILAAFLNGIALIGISIYILWESINRFIDPPDVASTGMLIIAAIGFIVNVLVAWILMKGDTSENLNLRSAFLHVLGDLLGSIGAIIAALLIMFVGWNYADPIASSIVAVLVLISGIRVTKDSFHVLMEGTPSNIDLEEVKKMLTSLDDVHSIHDVHIWNITSDFPAFTCHLVVNKGCDRDQLLQLANQKLHDQFELSHTTIQMECDTSDIKNQENNCN; from the coding sequence TTGGGACATAACCATTCTCATGACCATGGACACACACATTCCGCTAACAAAAAAGCGCTCTTTATTAGTTTCCTACTCATTTCATCTTTCATGATTCTCGAGGTAATTGGAGGATTTGTAACAAATAGTCTCGCCCTCTTATCAGATGCAGGACACATGCTTAGCGATGCAGTAGCCCTTGGTATGAGTCTCCTTGCATTTAAACTTGGGGAAAAGGCATCGGATCAGGACAAAACCTATGGATATAAACGATTTGAAATTTTAGCAGCTTTTTTAAATGGTATTGCACTAATCGGTATTTCTATCTATATCCTATGGGAATCTATTAATCGATTTATCGATCCACCTGATGTAGCAAGTACAGGCATGCTGATCATTGCTGCAATCGGTTTTATCGTAAACGTATTAGTGGCCTGGATCTTGATGAAAGGTGATACATCAGAAAACTTAAATTTACGAAGTGCTTTTCTCCATGTACTTGGCGATTTGTTAGGTTCAATTGGAGCCATTATTGCAGCCTTACTCATTATGTTTGTCGGCTGGAATTATGCCGATCCAATCGCAAGCTCAATTGTAGCTGTTCTTGTATTAATAAGTGGCATTCGCGTCACAAAAGATTCCTTCCACGTCTTAATGGAAGGAACACCTTCAAATATTGATCTAGAAGAAGTGAAGAAAATGTTAACTAGTTTAGATGATGTTCATTCGATCCACGACGTGCATATTTGGAACATCACTTCTGACTTTCCTGCTTTCACGTGTCATTTAGTCGTCAATAAAGGTTGTGACCGTGATCAACTTCTCCAACTCGCAAATCAAAAACTACATGATCAGTTTGAGCTTAGCCACACCACCATTCAAATGGAATGCGATACATCTGACATAAAGAACCAAGAAAATAACTGCAATTAA
- a CDS encoding DMT family transporter yields MKNVYMWLGIAILFEVIGATFMKYTDGFSNWGPTVIVILSYAIALLFYIFLTKDHDLGIINALWSGGGTVIIAAAGILLFQESTSLTKLLAISLIVIGIIGLNTNSRYLKKGEDIS; encoded by the coding sequence ATGAAAAATGTTTATATGTGGCTCGGAATTGCCATTCTTTTTGAGGTGATTGGAGCAACATTTATGAAATACACCGATGGCTTTAGTAACTGGGGCCCTACTGTTATCGTGATCTTAAGTTATGCCATTGCGCTCCTTTTTTATATTTTTCTCACGAAAGATCATGATCTAGGAATCATTAATGCACTTTGGTCAGGTGGCGGCACGGTAATCATTGCCGCCGCTGGCATCCTCCTCTTCCAGGAGTCCACATCGCTCACAAAATTACTAGCCATATCCCTTATTGTTATAGGAATTATCGGGTTAAATACAAATTCACGCTATCTGAAAAAAGGAGAGGATATTTCATGA
- a CDS encoding LysR family transcriptional regulator, with translation MLHQLTVFLKIAEERSFTRAAKALFVSQPALSKQMKKLEEELGFPLFNRSVKGVELTPKGKAFYEDIRPLFSQINQTVDRYKTFDQIRFGSTPILSTYFLPGFYKQLQYSNVYVTAIHEDSLDLVPLLKAHEIDAAVVQNTPVIEGMYSTFLFSEPFVAAVPVSLSLAVKKEVTLEECFNYTQIIPPTGYLSEQVRRILNDHFIEADVLETHYLGMGGLVSLGIGIAYLPKMMADAIEQKGVTFLPIKGEPLQREMYLHTSSPDLLKLLSQSFT, from the coding sequence ATGCTTCATCAATTAACGGTTTTCCTCAAAATTGCTGAGGAGAGAAGCTTCACACGTGCAGCAAAAGCACTATTCGTTTCGCAGCCAGCGCTAAGCAAGCAAATGAAGAAACTTGAGGAGGAGCTTGGTTTTCCTCTTTTTAACAGGTCGGTTAAAGGGGTGGAACTAACGCCGAAGGGAAAAGCATTTTACGAGGATATCAGGCCGCTTTTTTCACAAATCAATCAAACGGTTGATCGGTATAAGACATTTGATCAGATTCGTTTTGGCTCAACGCCTATTTTGAGCACTTATTTTTTACCGGGATTTTATAAACAACTACAATATTCCAATGTATACGTGACGGCCATTCACGAGGATAGCCTTGATTTAGTTCCGCTTTTAAAAGCGCATGAAATTGATGCGGCAGTTGTTCAAAATACACCTGTAATTGAAGGGATGTATTCGACTTTTCTCTTTTCAGAACCATTTGTCGCAGCTGTACCCGTCTCTCTTTCACTAGCGGTTAAGAAAGAGGTAACGCTAGAAGAATGTTTTAACTACACACAAATTATCCCTCCGACCGGCTACCTATCCGAGCAAGTAAGAAGGATTTTGAATGATCATTTTATCGAAGCGGACGTGTTAGAAACACACTATCTTGGTATGGGAGGACTCGTTTCACTCGGGATTGGGATTGCTTATTTGCCGAAAATGATGGCGGATGCGATTGAACAAAAAGGTGTAACGTTTCTTCCGATAAAAGGGGAGCCGCTCCAAAGAGAGATGTATCTCCATACGAGCAGTCCTGATCTTCTTAAGTTATTATCCCAATCGTTTACTTAG
- a CDS encoding GntP family permease, producing the protein MEIYLLAITLISIAIVIVGVSVFQWHAFIGLTVAALFLAVMSGMEWVNIIGSYETGVGGVLGHLVGILALGTILGKLLSESGAGLQIANFFIRVFGEKKLPWAMFFSGFIIGIPVFFEVGILILLPLVISIQKATKKNILLIALPAVAGLSIVHGLIPPHPGAVAAIGIYEADLGKVLLYSLIIALPAGILGGPVFAKWINKRVVPVGEPDLIKVEDQRDPSTLPGTGISFTTIIMPVLLLVLGTFAPFLPLPGDAVGILEFIGSPLVALLLSCFFAFYFLGFRQGLDKKQIKKYVEECILPVGSIILIIGAGGGFKQILIDSGIGTIIGNLSQDLSLSPLVLAFMIAGLIRIATGSATVALTTAAGIVSPIIATMSGVNLELLVIVTGAGSLMFSHVNDAGFWMVKEYLGLTVKETFKTWTVLETVLSFAAFGGALILNMFV; encoded by the coding sequence ATGGAAATTTATCTTTTAGCAATAACACTCATATCGATTGCAATTGTCATCGTAGGAGTTTCTGTTTTTCAATGGCATGCGTTTATCGGTTTAACGGTAGCGGCTTTATTCCTAGCAGTCATGTCTGGTATGGAATGGGTCAATATCATAGGTTCATATGAAACGGGCGTTGGTGGCGTTCTCGGTCACTTAGTTGGTATTCTAGCCCTTGGTACAATTCTTGGAAAACTGTTATCTGAATCTGGAGCAGGTTTACAGATTGCGAATTTCTTTATTCGCGTTTTTGGAGAGAAGAAGCTCCCGTGGGCGATGTTCTTCTCAGGATTTATTATCGGTATCCCAGTATTCTTTGAAGTTGGTATTTTAATCTTATTACCACTCGTCATTTCAATTCAAAAAGCAACGAAGAAAAACATTTTATTGATTGCGCTACCAGCCGTAGCGGGCTTGTCGATTGTGCACGGTTTAATTCCGCCACATCCAGGTGCAGTTGCAGCGATTGGAATTTATGAAGCCGATCTTGGTAAGGTTCTTTTATACTCACTCATAATAGCGCTTCCAGCAGGTATTCTTGGCGGTCCGGTATTCGCGAAGTGGATTAATAAACGCGTCGTTCCTGTAGGTGAACCTGATTTGATCAAGGTAGAAGATCAGCGCGATCCTTCTACGCTACCTGGAACAGGAATTTCATTTACGACGATCATTATGCCTGTCTTGCTTCTTGTCTTAGGAACATTCGCACCGTTTCTACCTTTACCAGGTGATGCAGTAGGAATTTTAGAATTTATCGGTAGCCCGCTCGTGGCATTGTTACTTTCTTGTTTCTTTGCTTTCTATTTCCTTGGCTTCCGTCAGGGATTAGACAAAAAACAAATTAAAAAATACGTGGAAGAGTGTATTCTACCTGTAGGTTCTATCATCTTGATCATTGGTGCAGGTGGCGGTTTTAAACAAATCTTGATTGATAGTGGAATTGGTACGATTATCGGGAACCTTTCACAGGATCTCTCTTTGTCACCGCTCGTTCTCGCATTTATGATTGCAGGTTTGATCCGAATTGCAACAGGATCAGCAACGGTAGCCCTTACAACAGCGGCTGGTATTGTTTCACCGATTATCGCAACAATGTCAGGGGTAAACCTTGAATTGCTCGTTATTGTAACAGGTGCAGGTTCACTTATGTTCTCACACGTGAACGATGCTGGGTTCTGGATGGTGAAGGAATATCTAGGCTTAACGGTTAAAGAAACGTTCAAAACGTGGACTGTGTTGGAAACAGTGCTTTCCTTTGCTGCTTTTGGTGGCGCTTTGATTTTGAATATGTTTGTATAA
- a CDS encoding PadR family transcriptional regulator — protein MKVGVDVTLLQSLITELRRGTLTLAVLSQLRSPQYGYSLVQSLEKSGISIEQSTLYPLLRRLEKQELVTSSWDTTESRPRKYYVLSEYGRDIFEQLKAEWEKTSSELGSLLKGEEERESD, from the coding sequence ATGAAAGTTGGTGTAGATGTGACGCTGTTACAATCATTAATCACGGAGCTTAGAAGAGGAACGTTAACGCTTGCAGTACTCAGCCAATTAAGGTCTCCTCAATATGGGTATTCACTTGTTCAGTCGCTTGAAAAGTCAGGAATCTCCATTGAACAGAGCACACTGTATCCACTTCTTCGCAGATTAGAAAAGCAGGAACTTGTGACGAGCAGTTGGGATACGACGGAAAGCAGACCACGTAAGTATTACGTTTTAAGTGAGTATGGTCGTGACATTTTCGAGCAGCTAAAGGCGGAGTGGGAAAAAACGTCAAGCGAGCTAGGGTCCTTATTGAAAGGGGAGGAAGAGCGTGAATCTGATTGA
- a CDS encoding HAAS signaling domain-containing protein, with product MNLIEVYIGEVTRRLPESSREDIALELRSTIGDMLPDSPTEEDVKRVLNELGSPVQMANGFRDWPMYLIGPQYFEHYVKLLKTVMPIALTVTFILFMTANVIDYNGTETIGAVFFHLLGDAISGLWNTFIQTLFWITLVFVVLERTNLKVTDSSHKWSADELTKVTTPPKKKKISKFELFSDLLFAAVWATLYYNAEHLLGIIRNGEIDVPFFNNEVLLSYWPLVSLALLTAVLLALYKILVGYWTKRLAIANAVHHVFATAVIVIMLLNDRLIHDEFTKLLSLSETVQNTLLAAIGLFFVISAGIDIIKGFWKAKL from the coding sequence GTGAATCTGATTGAGGTTTACATTGGAGAAGTGACGAGAAGGCTTCCTGAATCCAGTCGAGAAGACATTGCCCTTGAGCTGCGCTCGACAATCGGGGATATGTTGCCAGATAGTCCAACGGAAGAAGATGTGAAAAGGGTTCTTAATGAACTTGGAAGCCCGGTACAGATGGCAAACGGATTCCGAGATTGGCCAATGTATTTAATCGGTCCACAGTATTTCGAGCACTATGTTAAATTATTAAAAACTGTGATGCCAATCGCTTTGACCGTCACATTTATCTTGTTTATGACAGCGAATGTTATAGATTACAATGGGACTGAAACGATAGGAGCTGTTTTCTTTCATTTACTTGGGGATGCCATTAGTGGTTTATGGAATACCTTCATTCAAACGTTATTCTGGATTACGCTCGTTTTTGTTGTCTTAGAGCGAACCAATTTGAAGGTGACGGATAGTAGTCATAAGTGGTCTGCAGATGAATTAACGAAAGTTACCACTCCGCCGAAGAAAAAGAAAATTTCCAAATTTGAACTGTTTAGTGATCTTCTCTTTGCAGCGGTGTGGGCTACGCTATACTATAACGCTGAGCATTTGCTTGGCATCATAAGAAATGGCGAAATCGATGTGCCTTTCTTTAACAATGAGGTGCTGCTCTCTTATTGGCCGCTTGTTAGTCTAGCTCTTCTAACAGCGGTGTTGCTTGCGCTGTACAAAATACTTGTCGGCTATTGGACGAAACGGTTAGCCATTGCGAACGCAGTTCATCATGTCTTTGCAACCGCCGTGATTGTGATCATGCTTTTAAACGATCGTCTCATTCATGACGAGTTCACGAAGTTATTATCCCTGTCAGAAACCGTTCAAAACACCTTATTAGCGGCGATTGGACTCTTCTTTGTCATCAGTGCTGGGATCGATATTATCAAAGGATTTTGGAAAGCGAAATTGTGA
- a CDS encoding YwqH-like family protein, with translation MSYLSYLQSEIAEKRAQLVRLQSSLVKLDSLQGEFIQNKQLVDQPELTPTTWAGELANSFQNIREDMKASYQELSINQVNSALNTMENKADHLRREIQTLEFNITQEIHRLEEEARERRNAK, from the coding sequence ATGTCCTATTTATCCTATTTACAATCAGAAATAGCTGAAAAGCGAGCTCAACTCGTCCGCCTCCAGTCCAGCTTAGTGAAATTAGATAGCTTACAAGGAGAATTTATTCAAAATAAACAGCTTGTCGATCAACCTGAGCTAACGCCTACTACTTGGGCCGGCGAATTAGCAAACTCTTTCCAAAATATACGCGAAGATATGAAAGCGTCTTATCAGGAATTATCGATTAACCAAGTGAATTCTGCACTCAATACAATGGAAAATAAAGCTGATCACCTTCGTCGTGAAATCCAGACGCTTGAATTTAACATCACCCAGGAAATTCACCGGTTAGAAGAGGAAGCGAGAGAAAGGAGAAATGCGAAGTGA
- a CDS encoding GNAT family N-acetyltransferase produces MAQSYQVIDRYPSYEEYVSLCKSVGWELNFSVAEKAIRHSLYAAVMIDGENVIGMARIVGDGAMYFYIQDFVIHPDHQRNGAGKQLMEKLFSYLKEHAPSPAFIGLFSTEAGSGLYEQFGFQPRDLQGMFRLTPID; encoded by the coding sequence ATGGCACAATCCTATCAAGTTATTGATCGTTATCCAAGCTACGAAGAGTATGTCAGCTTATGTAAATCAGTGGGGTGGGAATTGAATTTTAGCGTGGCCGAAAAAGCGATACGTCACTCGCTTTATGCGGCTGTGATGATAGACGGTGAAAACGTCATTGGAATGGCAAGGATTGTGGGGGATGGAGCGATGTATTTTTACATTCAAGATTTTGTTATCCACCCAGACCATCAGCGGAACGGTGCAGGAAAGCAGCTGATGGAGAAGCTCTTTTCCTATTTGAAAGAGCATGCTCCATCTCCAGCGTTCATTGGACTGTTTTCGACGGAGGCGGGTAGCGGATTGTATGAGCAATTTGGCTTTCAACCGCGTGATTTGCAAGGGATGTTTCGACTAACCCCAATTGATTAG
- a CDS encoding competence protein ComK translates to MVNIEAEIMNDYEISKSTRAIEVAKEVGFSSRIYDRSGVYLSETTPVDLIRQACLEAGVTYEGRRKAVIYHLKYEQQTPIIVSNWNAISVFPTESPESIDCCWVFYQHVRDTCAITKNTTMILFQDGFELTVPVSRGRLQKQMERTGRWVSHYSNNPVYC, encoded by the coding sequence ATGGTCAATATCGAGGCAGAAATCATGAATGACTATGAAATTAGTAAATCGACTCGGGCGATTGAAGTGGCGAAAGAAGTTGGATTTAGTTCGAGGATTTATGATCGAAGCGGGGTCTATTTATCAGAAACAACGCCAGTCGATTTAATTAGGCAGGCCTGTCTTGAAGCAGGCGTCACGTATGAAGGACGAAGAAAAGCAGTCATCTATCATTTAAAGTACGAACAGCAGACGCCAATTATTGTTTCGAATTGGAATGCGATTTCGGTTTTCCCTACCGAGTCACCTGAAAGCATTGATTGTTGCTGGGTATTTTACCAGCATGTTCGAGATACGTGTGCGATTACGAAAAATACAACAATGATTTTGTTTCAGGATGGCTTTGAATTAACGGTGCCGGTTTCGAGAGGAAGACTACAAAAACAAATGGAGCGCACGGGGCGCTGGGTGAGTCATTATTCGAATAATCCGGTTTATTGTTGA
- a CDS encoding DUF2785 domain-containing protein, whose protein sequence is MELKQALEELNRNEFQGDLNDLLIHMLHQIGSTDPVLRDDLIYPTFGKLVTEDFLTKEQLTSLLNTCLDDEHLFYRIGERGTDSVFTRSFSVLVVALIIEKDREAGFLSENRFSAVREASFRYLREERDTRGYVDIKGWAHSIAHGADVLTEVIRHPVFDIEKMDECLEVIQKCLFKEATTYVDDEDERLLFALEALLDRGLKEQHLSNWIELLSTELDGLFQLKGYSVEFFHPKGNVLRFMKTCYFRLIMRNEFLEARYMIEKVVERWTRKIYG, encoded by the coding sequence TTGGAATTAAAACAAGCTTTAGAAGAACTAAATCGAAATGAGTTTCAAGGAGATCTGAACGATCTTCTTATTCACATGCTTCACCAGATTGGTAGTACGGACCCTGTCTTAAGGGATGATCTCATCTATCCAACGTTTGGAAAGCTAGTTACAGAAGATTTTTTAACGAAGGAACAGCTTACATCTCTATTAAACACATGCCTTGATGATGAACACCTTTTTTATCGTATCGGTGAAAGAGGCACAGACTCGGTTTTTACACGTTCTTTCTCGGTTCTGGTCGTTGCGCTTATTATAGAAAAAGATCGGGAAGCGGGATTTCTTTCGGAGAATCGATTTTCTGCTGTAAGGGAAGCCAGTTTTCGGTATTTACGAGAAGAGCGGGATACGAGAGGGTATGTTGATATAAAAGGTTGGGCGCATAGCATCGCACATGGGGCAGATGTGCTAACGGAAGTAATCCGGCATCCGGTTTTTGATATCGAAAAAATGGATGAATGTCTTGAAGTGATACAGAAGTGTCTTTTTAAAGAAGCCACCACGTATGTAGATGATGAGGACGAACGACTATTGTTTGCGTTGGAGGCGCTTTTGGATAGAGGGTTGAAGGAGCAGCACCTTAGTAATTGGATTGAGTTGCTCTCAACAGAGTTAGATGGACTGTTTCAGCTGAAAGGATACAGTGTTGAATTCTTTCATCCAAAAGGAAATGTGCTACGTTTTATGAAAACTTGCTATTTTAGATTAATCATGAGAAACGAGTTTCTTGAAGCAAGGTATATGATTGAAAAAGTTGTGGAGAGATGGACGAGGAAGATTTATGGGTGA
- a CDS encoding GNAT family N-acetyltransferase: MKTEIVQLTKPTAQFVEVLNRWENDRELIPLIRPNKSQEELDRRETITLEGVRDRLEYQQIFQIFVNHEIIGEMNYMVDPPHLFKQESGTAWIGITIGEPEGRGKGIGFEAIQYLEEHIYQQGFNRIELGVFEFNTNAYKLYQKLGYEEIGRLEDFTYWNGKMWSDIRMEKYL; the protein is encoded by the coding sequence GTGAAGACGGAGATTGTCCAATTAACAAAACCAACTGCTCAATTTGTGGAAGTCCTGAATCGTTGGGAAAATGATCGGGAATTGATACCGCTTATTCGTCCAAATAAAAGTCAGGAGGAATTAGATCGTCGCGAAACCATCACCCTTGAAGGGGTAAGGGATCGCCTGGAATACCAGCAAATTTTCCAGATATTTGTGAATCATGAAATAATCGGTGAAATGAATTACATGGTAGACCCTCCGCACCTCTTTAAGCAAGAATCAGGAACGGCGTGGATCGGGATTACAATCGGTGAACCTGAAGGCAGAGGCAAAGGAATTGGCTTTGAAGCGATCCAATATTTAGAAGAACACATTTACCAACAGGGCTTTAACCGGATAGAGCTTGGTGTGTTTGAGTTTAATACAAACGCGTATAAGCTTTATCAAAAGCTTGGTTATGAAGAGATTGGAAGATTAGAAGATTTCACTTACTGGAATGGAAAAATGTGGTCGGATATTCGAATGGAAAAGTATTTGTAA